A window of the Coprobacter fastidiosus genome harbors these coding sequences:
- a CDS encoding fimbrillin family protein, translating into MGRIERMVKKFFYFPMITVTLLLTSCTNVLVHDMEKGGVDGMAIDFRTPALTRVAVESFTAGSSFSVWGWYLPKDAASEVFNATTVSTPNGSVWTYEGLRYWKADKTYSFYALYPSVTDLMANAATAAHYDEDGDISVTAFDASKGYDLMAASALNISGSNTGKVAFTFGHLLARVEFVVKRNAAADGIEGFNPVIHSAKLYGMHKTADFLASAADLTDKEAISAGWAISTDESDRTTKNEPFAVLSEEISVNADGTTLIDALLFPQDLTIEYYFEVTYSSASDREPCTSTVPLVSLPLTTWEAGKHYRYTFTVSDEDRILFDTPTVNAWGEATGGIIIVE; encoded by the coding sequence ATGGGGAGAATCGAAAGAATGGTGAAAAAGTTTTTTTATTTCCCGATGATAACGGTTACGTTACTGTTAACATCATGTACAAACGTTCTCGTACATGATATGGAGAAAGGCGGAGTCGATGGCATGGCGATTGATTTCCGTACTCCGGCATTAACTCGGGTTGCAGTAGAGAGTTTTACTGCGGGTAGTTCTTTTTCTGTTTGGGGATGGTATCTGCCGAAAGATGCTGCCAGTGAGGTTTTTAATGCTACTACGGTATCGACACCGAACGGTTCTGTTTGGACCTATGAGGGATTACGCTATTGGAAAGCGGACAAAACATATTCATTTTACGCTTTATATCCGTCGGTAACCGATCTAATGGCAAATGCAGCGACTGCTGCCCATTATGATGAAGACGGAGATATTTCTGTTACGGCTTTCGACGCTTCTAAAGGATATGATCTCATGGCAGCTTCTGCCTTGAATATTTCCGGCAGTAATACCGGTAAAGTGGCTTTCACGTTCGGTCATTTATTAGCACGTGTGGAGTTTGTGGTAAAACGTAATGCGGCCGCAGACGGTATCGAAGGTTTTAATCCGGTTATCCATTCCGCTAAGCTTTACGGTATGCATAAGACGGCTGATTTTTTAGCCTCGGCAGCCGATTTAACCGATAAAGAAGCTATATCTGCCGGATGGGCTATTTCTACCGATGAGAGCGACCGTACTACAAAGAACGAACCCTTTGCTGTGTTAAGCGAGGAGATTTCGGTAAATGCAGATGGAACGACCTTGATAGACGCTTTACTGTTTCCGCAAGATCTTACTATCGAATATTATTTTGAAGTGACTTATTCTTCGGCGTCGGATAGAGAACCCTGCACATCTACGGTTCCGTTGGTTTCTCTGCCGTTGACGACATGGGAAGCGGGTAAGCATTATCGTTACACGTTTACTGTTTCGGATGAAGACCGGATATTGTTCGATACGCCTACTGTAAATGCGTGGGGTGAAGCTACGGGTGGAATTATTATTGTCGAGTGA
- a CDS encoding fimbrillin family protein has protein sequence MKKSLWILGAAVIALTGCTNNEVVDIPQSRAINFSNAFVNNTTRADVTNADFKQFWVYGDYQNESSWVDVFNNVKVSGASVGSGAVWTPDETAYWQVDKTYNFGAYADGTSQLTTGISYNPTSKTLTFSDYSAGANDLIAATSDDASWNGSGDPSKVQLSFKHMLSKVKFTFKTDAAETYTMKVSELKISQAIQTATGTMVDKVVGTWLGESTGEYSFADIDDYATAEGQAESEVKYVIPQENTNSIAVSFRVTVTDGGGYSKEGTFTGTMAIAESNKWDAGLAYNYTVTINPDKVDDTLKPILFDVTTVEEWDEFTNPDLDLN, from the coding sequence ATGAAAAAAAGTTTATGGATTCTTGGAGCGGCTGTTATAGCCTTAACCGGTTGTACGAACAATGAAGTGGTAGATATACCTCAGTCTCGTGCAATCAATTTTTCGAATGCTTTTGTAAACAATACCACAAGAGCAGATGTGACGAATGCCGATTTCAAGCAGTTTTGGGTGTATGGTGATTATCAAAATGAATCGTCATGGGTTGATGTGTTCAACAATGTAAAGGTTTCGGGTGCTTCTGTGGGTAGCGGTGCTGTTTGGACTCCTGATGAGACCGCTTATTGGCAAGTAGATAAAACTTATAATTTCGGTGCTTATGCCGACGGAACATCTCAGTTGACTACAGGTATATCATATAATCCTACATCTAAGACTTTGACGTTTTCAGATTATTCCGCTGGAGCAAATGACTTGATTGCTGCTACTTCAGACGATGCATCATGGAATGGTTCTGGAGATCCTTCAAAGGTGCAACTTTCTTTTAAGCACATGCTTTCTAAAGTTAAATTTACGTTCAAAACCGATGCTGCCGAAACCTATACGATGAAAGTTTCAGAATTGAAGATTTCTCAAGCTATTCAGACAGCAACCGGTACAATGGTAGATAAAGTTGTCGGTACGTGGTTAGGAGAAAGTACAGGAGAATATTCTTTTGCCGATATCGACGATTACGCGACAGCTGAAGGTCAGGCAGAGTCAGAAGTAAAATATGTGATTCCTCAAGAAAACACGAATTCTATTGCGGTTTCTTTCAGAGTAACAGTAACTGATGGCGGTGGTTATAGTAAGGAAGGAACTTTTACGGGAACTATGGCTATTGCTGAATCAAATAAGTGGGATGCCGGGTTAGCATATAATTATACGGTTACGATCAATCCAGATAAAGTGGATGATACATTGAAACCTATATTGTTTGATGTAACGACAGTAGAAGAGTGGGACGAATTTACCAATCCTGATCTTGACCTCAATTAA
- a CDS encoding DUF5119 domain-containing protein produces the protein MIRYGVFLILLLLTFGCRKDLCYDHELHSASVKTMVAADWEQEWERTYDFDWEQNWNVLWGREYDELRPDIAEGIRALVYSAGGGFSENNLSAEGGRLPMKEGVHSLLFYNNDTEYILFNDLTTSASASATTRTRTRSSFKELHAGERTVSPPDMLYGAYVKEHFAERTLESIELPVIMRPLTYTYLIRYEFKKGAQYVALARGALAGMAESVYLEDGHTGADAVTVMFDCTVEDFGAEALVYSFGVPDYPGDHYVTGRQGKHYALNLEVRMLNGKFKTFEFDVTDQVTGQPRGGVIVVKDIEISDEEGTEGSGSFDVTVDGWGEYIDVELPLN, from the coding sequence ATGATAAGGTACGGAGTGTTTCTGATACTGCTTCTATTGACTTTCGGATGCCGGAAAGATTTATGTTATGACCATGAGCTACATAGTGCTTCGGTAAAAACGATGGTGGCCGCCGATTGGGAACAGGAGTGGGAACGTACTTATGATTTTGATTGGGAACAAAATTGGAACGTTTTGTGGGGACGTGAATATGATGAATTGCGTCCGGATATTGCTGAGGGCATCCGGGCTCTTGTCTATTCTGCCGGTGGCGGTTTCTCCGAAAATAATTTGTCGGCAGAGGGTGGCCGTTTGCCCATGAAAGAGGGTGTCCATTCATTGCTGTTTTATAATAATGATACCGAATACATTCTTTTTAATGATCTTACCACTTCGGCATCTGCTTCGGCTACGACCCGTACTCGTACGCGCAGTAGTTTTAAAGAGTTGCATGCCGGAGAACGCACGGTAAGTCCGCCGGATATGCTTTATGGTGCTTATGTGAAAGAGCATTTTGCAGAACGTACGTTAGAGTCGATAGAGTTACCTGTTATTATGCGTCCGTTGACTTATACCTATCTGATACGTTACGAATTTAAAAAGGGTGCGCAATATGTGGCATTGGCACGAGGTGCATTGGCGGGTATGGCAGAAAGCGTTTACCTCGAAGACGGACATACGGGTGCGGATGCCGTAACGGTGATGTTCGATTGCACGGTAGAAGATTTCGGTGCAGAAGCTCTTGTTTATTCGTTCGGAGTGCCGGATTATCCGGGAGATCATTATGTTACGGGTAGACAGGGAAAGCACTATGCCTTGAACTTGGAGGTACGAATGTTGAACGGAAAATTCAAGACTTTTGAGTTTGATGTGACAGATCAGGTTACAGGGCAGCCTCGCGGTGGCGTTATTGTCGTGAAAGATATTGAAATATCGGATGAAGAAGGAACAGAAGGAAGCGGCAGTTTTGACGTGACAGTGGATGGTTGGGGAGAATATATCGATGTAGAACTTCCGTTAAACTAA
- a CDS encoding DUF3575 domain-containing protein encodes MRIKNIVYILILLFIPVQISQGQDWEKGKNVPFCSDTAILFRFVPKQLMFYSPYNGNEKAISQAMKLLRMHRKAIVSGDAVIRIQGFCQSYPTEKENMAAAKNRSNQVKSYFITHLGMKEAYYRTSNKAVPYKGMRDIVALVDVEYLNVPSVAQNSIPEVEEKSDTVYSRKISTQLDTIPFEAVIEFDTIFKKELEGIPEVESVSIMNRESKYSHRNIPLSIKTNLLYDVLLMPSLELEYRFNKHWSVNLEGTMAWWHKDTKHKYYQLAQISPEVRYWFKSEGTRKGHYFGLFIGGGWYDLENGNRGYKGEGEYAGISYGYMFPIGKYFALEAGIGAGFLHANSEDYLPIDEHYVYQQSIRTNYFGPLKLKLAFVWNIGCWMERKGGRR; translated from the coding sequence ATGCGTATAAAAAATATAGTTTATATATTAATTTTGTTATTTATTCCTGTACAGATAAGCCAGGGGCAGGATTGGGAGAAAGGAAAAAATGTCCCTTTTTGTTCGGATACGGCTATTCTATTTCGCTTTGTGCCTAAGCAACTGATGTTTTATTCTCCTTATAATGGTAATGAAAAAGCAATTTCTCAAGCTATGAAATTGCTCAGGATGCATCGTAAAGCGATTGTTAGCGGTGATGCGGTTATTCGCATTCAGGGTTTTTGCCAGTCTTATCCTACAGAAAAGGAAAATATGGCGGCAGCTAAAAATCGCAGTAATCAGGTAAAATCTTATTTTATTACCCATTTGGGAATGAAAGAGGCTTATTATCGTACATCTAATAAAGCCGTACCCTATAAAGGAATGAGGGATATTGTGGCATTAGTGGATGTTGAGTATTTGAATGTCCCTTCCGTAGCACAGAATTCTATTCCGGAAGTAGAAGAAAAATCTGATACGGTATATTCAAGGAAAATATCGACACAATTAGATACGATCCCTTTTGAAGCGGTTATAGAGTTCGACACGATTTTCAAAAAAGAACTTGAAGGAATACCGGAAGTAGAGTCGGTTTCTATAATGAACCGTGAGTCGAAATATTCTCATCGTAACATTCCTTTGTCTATCAAAACCAATCTCCTTTATGATGTATTGCTTATGCCTTCGTTAGAATTGGAATACCGTTTCAACAAACATTGGTCGGTCAATTTAGAAGGTACTATGGCGTGGTGGCATAAAGATACGAAGCATAAATATTACCAGTTGGCACAGATTAGTCCCGAAGTGCGGTATTGGTTCAAATCCGAAGGAACTCGTAAAGGACATTATTTCGGACTGTTCATCGGTGGAGGCTGGTATGATCTGGAGAACGGAAATCGAGGTTATAAAGGTGAAGGCGAGTATGCCGGTATCAGTTACGGATATATGTTTCCTATCGGAAAATATTTTGCTTTAGAAGCCGGTATCGGTGCGGGTTTTCTGCATGCAAATTCTGAAGATTATTTACCTATTGACGAACATTATGTGTATCAACAGTCGATACGTACCAATTATTTCGGTCCATTAAAACTGAAGTTGGCTTTTGTCTGGAATATCGGTTGTTGGATGGAAAGGAAAGGAGGTAGAAGATGA
- a CDS encoding SGNH/GDSL hydrolase family protein — MKYKVFISLLLSLLLFSCDKEEEIYTPVYPQKIYAVYHEGEEPYPDLPVLYLDHMFYLKKRAPLFFQATGNDQLPFGSDQSVQNSDVQETDISVGINKCDVPVMITRVSTKSTVGKGRQIRLLPIGDSVGAGYGGQWNCPEGRASVSWSIARQFFMQDRYSDGTMPTVSDFITIGTTNKNTFSVLTDEGIVTCTGYGECRGGWRLSDYLYSRVVEKAENPFYDENRPGENKFSLAAYLKRFRTHTDNGKPLSAETVTDAYVCTPTHVIIQLGLNDLYNQEYKDQIASLVSRIKEEFPDMIVGLSLTDAFGTAFSKYYPDYDFSSNAMTLLKNNLHYKCWSWNPVLQQLENPAEKIFYIPNYYVQPSAESVPYEISSSGLRTPAYDTSHYHPNSNAHYAWGYQIYAWLKYTLTLI; from the coding sequence ATGAAGTATAAGGTTTTCATATCGCTATTATTGTCGCTTTTGTTGTTTTCTTGTGACAAAGAGGAGGAGATTTATACTCCTGTGTATCCCCAGAAAATATATGCAGTTTATCATGAGGGCGAAGAACCTTATCCCGATCTGCCCGTACTGTATCTCGATCACATGTTTTACCTGAAGAAACGAGCTCCGCTTTTTTTTCAGGCTACCGGTAACGATCAGTTGCCGTTCGGGAGCGATCAATCTGTTCAAAATTCGGATGTCCAGGAGACTGATATTTCGGTTGGGATAAATAAATGCGATGTTCCGGTTATGATTACTCGGGTTTCGACAAAATCAACGGTAGGTAAAGGTCGGCAGATACGCTTGCTTCCGATAGGAGATAGTGTGGGTGCCGGATATGGAGGACAGTGGAATTGCCCCGAAGGAAGAGCGTCGGTTTCTTGGTCGATTGCCCGGCAGTTTTTTATGCAGGATAGATATTCTGATGGTACAATGCCGACAGTGTCGGATTTTATAACCATCGGTACGACAAATAAAAATACCTTTAGTGTCCTTACGGACGAGGGAATTGTGACTTGTACCGGATATGGCGAATGCCGGGGCGGTTGGAGGCTTTCGGATTATCTCTATTCTCGTGTTGTAGAAAAAGCCGAAAATCCTTTTTATGATGAAAATCGGCCGGGGGAGAATAAATTCTCATTAGCAGCCTATTTGAAACGTTTTAGAACGCATACCGATAACGGAAAACCTTTGTCGGCAGAAACTGTAACCGATGCGTATGTGTGTACTCCCACACATGTTATTATTCAGTTAGGATTAAATGACCTTTATAATCAGGAATATAAAGACCAGATCGCTTCTTTGGTTTCCCGTATTAAAGAAGAGTTTCCCGATATGATTGTCGGATTGTCACTGACCGATGCGTTCGGTACGGCTTTTTCGAAATATTATCCGGATTATGATTTTTCTTCCAATGCCATGACTTTACTTAAAAATAATCTGCATTATAAATGCTGGTCTTGGAATCCTGTTTTGCAACAGTTGGAAAATCCTGCCGAAAAGATTTTTTATATTCCTAATTATTATGTTCAGCCGTCGGCAGAGTCAGTACCTTATGAAATCTCGAGCTCCGGATTAAGGACACCGGCTTATGATACCTCCCATTATCACCCGAATAGCAATGCCCATTATGCTTGGGGATATCAAATTTATGCGTGGTTGAAATATACATTGACATTAATTTAG
- a CDS encoding B12-binding domain-containing radical SAM protein, with protein sequence MSDHIVLLITPPFTQLNTPYPATACLKGYLNTLGIKSDQMDLGLEVILRIFSKEGLRRMFREAELYYSSHITPEFRRTFVLREEYVLTVDRAIAYLQGREQTLAHTICERSFLPAGNRKPEEEDMEWAFGTMGLQDKARHLVTLYLEDIADFITGVIDPHFGFSRYAERLGRSASSFDELYKELHKSLTYIDRLMFSVLREKIESCNPDWVMLSVPFPGNLYSALRCGKFIKDNYPDIRVEMGGGFASTELRQLSDVRVFEYVDFITLDDGETPLRQLLVGNEANYVRTYLCRDGEVRYLNNPEIPDVPMRERGVPDYAGLPLDKYLSVIEVTNPMHALWSNGRWNKLILAHGCYWGKCAFCDGSLDYIGRYEPLTAVEIADRMEEMIRLTGERGFHFVDEAAPPMLLKELALEILKRRMSVVWWTNVRFEKSYTRDLCRLLKQSGCIAVSGGLEVASDRLLKLINKGVSLEQVSRVTDHFTAAGIMVHAYLMYGFPSETAQETIDSLEVVRQLFLNGLVQSAFWHRFALTAHSPVGCHPEKYTVRITEKPFGGFARNDVDFEDTAGADHDIFGEGLRKSLYNYMRGAGFELPLHKWFDDPVPKTQIPPTYVARFLVDEQDCVQRDGHKKVYCLLALLPEVRYYDRNKKGKNVRTAEFLFRFRDGDARFQLKADWGKWLENLLIRLSDKNEKTVTLKDLEIEFKACHFGSFDQFITTPLWQSLREHGLYLL encoded by the coding sequence ATGTCCGATCATATTGTATTATTGATTACGCCGCCTTTTACGCAGTTAAATACACCTTATCCGGCAACCGCTTGTTTGAAAGGGTATCTTAATACATTAGGAATAAAGTCCGATCAGATGGATCTTGGTTTGGAAGTAATCTTGCGGATTTTTTCAAAAGAAGGGCTTCGTCGGATGTTTCGTGAGGCAGAATTATATTATTCATCGCATATTACTCCGGAATTTCGTAGAACATTTGTCCTCCGGGAAGAATATGTTCTGACAGTAGATAGGGCAATAGCTTATTTGCAAGGAAGAGAGCAAACTTTGGCTCATACGATTTGCGAAAGATCTTTTCTCCCCGCAGGTAATCGAAAACCTGAGGAAGAAGATATGGAGTGGGCATTCGGTACGATGGGATTACAAGATAAGGCCAGGCATCTTGTAACGCTTTATCTCGAGGATATTGCCGACTTTATCACGGGAGTTATCGATCCTCATTTCGGTTTTAGCCGTTATGCCGAGAGACTGGGCCGTTCGGCTTCATCTTTTGACGAGTTGTATAAGGAATTGCATAAATCCCTTACTTATATAGATCGGTTGATGTTTTCTGTTTTGCGGGAAAAAATAGAAAGTTGCAATCCGGATTGGGTGATGCTGTCCGTTCCTTTTCCGGGAAATCTGTACAGTGCATTACGTTGCGGTAAATTTATAAAAGATAATTATCCTGATATTCGGGTGGAGATGGGTGGAGGATTTGCCTCTACCGAATTACGGCAATTGTCCGATGTTCGGGTATTTGAATATGTCGATTTTATTACGTTGGATGACGGTGAAACGCCTTTACGTCAGCTATTGGTCGGGAATGAAGCGAATTATGTCCGCACTTATTTATGTCGGGACGGAGAAGTTCGTTATTTGAACAATCCTGAAATTCCGGATGTTCCGATGCGGGAAAGGGGTGTTCCCGATTATGCAGGACTGCCGTTGGATAAATATCTTTCGGTTATCGAGGTCACTAATCCGATGCATGCCCTGTGGAGTAACGGACGATGGAACAAATTGATTCTGGCGCATGGCTGTTACTGGGGGAAATGTGCTTTTTGCGATGGGTCTCTTGATTATATAGGTCGATATGAGCCTTTGACGGCAGTCGAAATTGCCGATCGAATGGAGGAGATGATACGTCTTACAGGAGAAAGAGGCTTTCATTTTGTAGATGAGGCAGCGCCTCCTATGCTGTTGAAAGAGTTGGCGTTGGAAATATTGAAACGTCGTATGTCTGTTGTGTGGTGGACGAACGTACGGTTTGAAAAGAGTTATACACGAGATCTCTGCCGTTTGTTGAAGCAGTCCGGGTGCATAGCCGTCTCAGGAGGTTTGGAGGTTGCCTCTGACCGTTTGTTGAAATTGATCAATAAAGGTGTCTCTTTGGAGCAGGTTTCTCGAGTGACCGATCATTTTACTGCTGCCGGAATTATGGTGCATGCTTATTTGATGTATGGGTTTCCTTCTGAAACAGCTCAGGAAACGATCGATTCGTTAGAAGTCGTACGGCAACTTTTTTTGAACGGACTGGTGCAATCTGCTTTTTGGCATCGGTTTGCCTTGACAGCTCATAGTCCGGTAGGATGCCATCCCGAGAAATATACGGTGCGAATTACCGAAAAACCGTTCGGAGGGTTTGCACGAAATGATGTTGATTTTGAAGATACTGCCGGAGCTGATCATGATATTTTCGGAGAGGGATTGCGGAAATCTCTATATAATTATATGCGTGGAGCTGGTTTTGAGCTGCCTTTGCATAAATGGTTTGATGATCCGGTTCCCAAGACACAAATTCCGCCAACTTATGTCGCTCGTTTTCTTGTTGATGAACAAGATTGTGTGCAGCGTGATGGGCATAAGAAAGTATATTGTTTGTTAGCGCTACTACCGGAAGTGCGTTATTATGACCGGAATAAGAAAGGAAAAAATGTCCGTACTGCCGAGTTCTTGTTCCGTTTTCGTGATGGAGATGCCCGTTTTCAGTTAAAAGCCGATTGGGGAAAGTGGCTGGAAAATTTGTTAATCCGGTTATCGGATAAAAATGAGAAAACGGTAACTTTGAAAGATTTGGAGATTGAATTCAAAGCCTGTCATTTCGGAAGTTTTGATCAGTTTATCACTACTCCGCTTTGGCAGTCGTTAAGGGAACATGGTTTGTATCTGTTATAA
- a CDS encoding family 78 glycoside hydrolase catalytic domain, which translates to MKIFSAILISGVFLTTACTQKENTVIYKGNTYTVYDNRVEQGKFRAVAISKDEIRSDYESPADKGYSPTIHFKFSINSRDNELPAGEEHIITLKPQNDTCVSPVILFGERYTAIDTNAESIPLPHRTVWTVKVDMSPMFEAFKKQGFYKTPTGDIISESDFKGVYIAGGSEPMTWDFENLYSREGTELSDPDKNGIYEISLTMNTKEPRKENYSVWSLSADIDAFPQYGSQQLLIDALYRMSLNELLDNIRPDGTLRAGAAWDGVWTRDISYSIYLALAYIYPDAAQKSLVAKVNNNRIIQDTGTGGAWPVSSDRMIWSVAAWELYKYTGDKEWLQYAFEVIRNSAQDDQFTLKDPTTGLFRGEQSYLDWREQSYPRWMQPADIYQSLCLGTNAVHCRTYGILAEMAAELGKDASIFQQQADSLKTAINRHLWIETKEYYGQYLYGGIYPILSPGIDNLGESLSILFDIASNEQARRMIARIPVAEYGATSIYPQIGEIKPYHNNAVWPFVQAFWNLASAKAENEASVTRGLGALYRAAALFTTNKELFVASTGDYSGTAVNSDKMLWSLSGNIAMIYRLFYGMKFETDGIRFTPFVPQSIAGNKRISNFNYRKAVLQIDLSGTGNRIKKFTIDNEEQAEAFFPATLTGMHTIKIELETDFRTRDSITVRPITDMPETSRLGYQKDNNTLEILNYSPDNRYIVYLNGKGERIIMQRYYGLPVLDRFTRVAAVPVNRSGVAGFTGKPFTWLPPHSEIRIEAESVIPKSPIKGSEYSGKGFIEISKTKNRKIDLMIPINIPGQYAIDVRYANGNGPINTQNKCAIRSLFANGQFKGALVMPQRGENEWANWGYSNPVIVNLNRGGNKISIRFISPQDENMNGEINSALIDFIRLRRIGDINKTPEARPIWLPKE; encoded by the coding sequence ATGAAAATATTTTCTGCGATTCTAATTTCAGGAGTCTTTCTTACGACAGCATGCACTCAAAAGGAAAACACCGTGATATACAAAGGAAATACTTACACGGTATATGACAACCGGGTAGAACAAGGTAAATTCAGAGCAGTTGCCATTTCAAAAGACGAAATACGATCTGATTATGAAAGCCCTGCGGACAAAGGTTACTCTCCTACCATACATTTCAAATTCAGTATCAATAGCCGTGATAACGAACTCCCGGCAGGTGAAGAACATATCATCACTTTAAAACCCCAGAACGATACATGTGTTTCTCCGGTAATTCTGTTCGGCGAAAGATACACGGCCATCGATACGAATGCCGAGTCTATTCCGTTGCCTCATCGTACGGTATGGACAGTCAAAGTCGATATGTCTCCCATGTTCGAAGCTTTTAAAAAACAAGGATTTTACAAAACTCCGACAGGAGACATCATTTCGGAATCCGATTTCAAAGGAGTATATATCGCCGGTGGCAGCGAACCGATGACATGGGACTTTGAAAACCTGTATAGTCGGGAGGGCACGGAACTTTCTGATCCGGACAAAAACGGTATATATGAGATTTCTCTTACGATGAACACCAAAGAACCACGCAAAGAAAACTATTCTGTATGGAGCTTATCTGCCGACATCGACGCATTTCCTCAATATGGTTCACAGCAACTCCTGATAGATGCCTTATACCGCATGTCTTTGAATGAACTATTAGACAATATTCGTCCGGACGGAACTCTCCGTGCCGGTGCAGCATGGGATGGAGTGTGGACTCGCGACATCAGTTACTCCATTTATCTGGCACTCGCCTATATTTATCCGGATGCTGCGCAAAAAAGTCTTGTCGCAAAAGTCAACAATAATCGGATCATTCAAGATACGGGAACAGGGGGAGCATGGCCTGTATCGAGCGACCGGATGATCTGGAGCGTAGCGGCATGGGAACTTTATAAATACACCGGAGATAAAGAGTGGCTGCAATATGCTTTTGAAGTAATCCGCAACTCGGCTCAAGATGATCAATTTACATTAAAAGACCCTACGACGGGATTATTCAGGGGAGAGCAAAGTTATCTCGATTGGAGAGAACAATCTTATCCTCGTTGGATGCAGCCGGCAGATATTTATCAGTCGCTTTGTCTGGGAACAAATGCCGTACATTGTCGAACATACGGCATTTTGGCTGAAATGGCCGCCGAATTGGGGAAAGATGCGTCAATATTCCAACAGCAGGCCGATTCTCTGAAAACAGCGATAAACCGTCATTTATGGATAGAGACGAAAGAATATTACGGACAATATTTATACGGAGGTATCTATCCCATATTGTCACCGGGCATCGATAATCTCGGCGAATCGCTAAGTATTTTGTTCGATATAGCCTCCAACGAACAGGCACGCCGCATGATAGCCCGCATACCGGTCGCTGAATACGGTGCAACGAGCATTTACCCACAAATAGGCGAAATAAAGCCGTATCATAATAATGCCGTGTGGCCGTTCGTACAAGCGTTTTGGAATCTGGCTTCAGCTAAAGCAGAAAACGAAGCTTCGGTAACTCGAGGTTTGGGCGCATTATATCGTGCAGCAGCTTTATTTACCACGAATAAAGAATTATTCGTCGCATCGACAGGTGATTACAGCGGTACGGCAGTAAATTCGGATAAAATGTTATGGAGTCTGTCAGGTAATATCGCCATGATATACCGACTGTTTTACGGAATGAAATTCGAGACGGACGGAATACGTTTTACTCCTTTTGTTCCCCAAAGTATTGCAGGCAATAAAAGGATATCGAACTTCAACTACCGGAAAGCCGTGCTTCAAATAGACCTTTCGGGTACGGGAAACCGCATAAAAAAATTTACGATCGACAATGAGGAACAGGCAGAGGCTTTTTTCCCTGCAACACTGACAGGAATGCACACGATCAAAATAGAGTTGGAAACGGATTTCCGGACACGGGACAGCATCACGGTGCGTCCTATAACCGACATGCCCGAAACCAGTCGACTGGGTTATCAAAAAGACAACAATACCCTCGAAATATTAAACTATAGCCCCGACAACCGATATATCGTTTATCTTAACGGTAAAGGCGAGCGCATTATCATGCAGCGTTATTACGGTCTTCCGGTGTTGGATCGTTTCACCCGGGTCGCTGCCGTCCCGGTAAACCGGAGCGGAGTTGCAGGTTTTACCGGCAAACCTTTTACGTGGTTACCTCCACACAGCGAAATACGGATAGAAGCAGAGTCGGTAATTCCCAAATCACCAATAAAAGGATCAGAATATTCGGGTAAGGGATTCATCGAAATCAGCAAGACGAAAAATCGAAAAATAGATTTAATGATTCCGATAAACATTCCGGGGCAATATGCAATAGACGTACGATACGCAAATGGAAACGGACCTATCAACACACAAAACAAATGTGCAATACGCTCGCTTTTTGCAAACGGACAATTTAAAGGAGCATTGGTAATGCCTCAACGGGGAGAAAACGAATGGGCGAACTGGGGATATTCTAACCCGGTAATCGTTAACCTGAATCGAGGCGGGAATAAAATTTCGATTCGGTTTATCTCTCCACAAGATGAAAACATGAACGGAGAGATAAACAGCGCATTGATCGATTTCATTCGATTAAGACGCATCGGAGACATAAATAAAACTCCGGAAGCACGTCCAATCTGGTTACCTAAAGAATAA